A single region of the Anaerostipes rhamnosivorans genome encodes:
- a CDS encoding NUDIX hydrolase, whose product MFESLKHHIPKRIGEEKETSFAVLIPLIKKEDGYHVLFEVRAKHLNKQPGEVCFPGGKVEAGESTYEAAVRETMEELFVKKENIQVYGALDYLVTPYQTRIEPFLAELHDYHGQFSRDEVDSVFTVPLSFFLENEPEYYSSVLMTKPQKNFPFADIPNGEKYPWAKGKYEVCFYRYKKRIIWGMTARLLLYNIQYIRN is encoded by the coding sequence ATGTTTGAATCTTTAAAACATCATATTCCGAAACGGATCGGAGAAGAGAAAGAAACATCCTTTGCGGTACTCATCCCCCTGATAAAAAAGGAGGATGGGTACCACGTTTTATTTGAAGTGCGCGCAAAGCACCTGAACAAACAGCCCGGAGAGGTCTGTTTTCCCGGAGGCAAAGTAGAGGCCGGGGAATCAACCTACGAGGCAGCTGTGCGGGAAACCATGGAAGAGTTGTTTGTAAAAAAAGAAAACATTCAGGTATACGGAGCTCTGGATTACCTTGTAACCCCATATCAGACCCGGATAGAACCGTTTCTTGCCGAACTCCATGATTATCACGGGCAGTTTTCCCGGGATGAGGTGGATTCCGTCTTTACGGTGCCGCTCTCCTTCTTTTTAGAAAATGAACCTGAGTATTACAGCAGTGTTCTCATGACAAAACCGCAAAAAAATTTCCCTTTTGCCGACATTCCAAACGGGGAGAAATACCCGTGGGCAAAAGGGAAATATGAGGTTTGTTTTTACCGCTACAAAAAACGGATTATATGGGGCATGACTGCCAGATTACTGCTGTATAATATTCAGTATATTCGGAATTAA
- a CDS encoding putative manganese-dependent inorganic diphosphatase, translating into MKSTYVIGHRNPDTDSICSAIAYANLKNQVNGGGFEARRAGNVNGETNFVLQQFNVKAPEFLSDIRPRMSDITLHEVEGVRQDISIKEAGDRMKELKLVALPVLEDNRLKGMATISDIAHADMDVYDSEILAKARTPYQNLVKTLDGSMTVGDISETIDHGKVTVSAASIDKMEQFVTEGDLVILADRDDAQKRAIEIGAQCIIVCMGSQVSGEIQNMAVSKGCRILVTPYDTFTASRLVCQSLPISYVMTKANIITFSSNDYVDDVKALMAKKRFRYFPVLDAKGEFLGLASRRRMLGFEKRKMILVDHNELSQAVEGLEECEILEIIDHHRLGSMETMSPVYFRNQPVGCTATIVTQMYEEQGVAITKPMAGLLCSAILSDTLMFRSPTCTPVDEAAARKLADIAGIEVEEYAKQMFRAGSDLKGKAADEIFYQDYKKFSSGDVSFGVGQITSLDQGELEEIKDKIIPYAETVRNEQGLDMIYFMLTNILEETTYLIMVGDKSNSIIEQGFGARAEGCTAKLPGVMSRKKQLIPNILNIIQQ; encoded by the coding sequence ATGAAAAGTACTTATGTAATTGGGCATAGGAATCCGGATACGGACTCCATCTGCTCTGCAATTGCTTACGCGAATCTGAAGAATCAGGTGAACGGAGGCGGATTTGAAGCCCGCAGAGCAGGCAACGTCAACGGAGAGACCAATTTTGTCCTGCAGCAGTTTAATGTAAAGGCCCCGGAGTTTTTAAGTGATATCAGGCCGAGGATGAGTGATATCACTCTCCATGAAGTGGAAGGGGTCAGGCAGGATATATCCATCAAAGAGGCCGGCGACAGGATGAAGGAACTGAAGCTTGTGGCTCTTCCTGTTTTGGAGGACAACCGGCTGAAGGGTATGGCCACCATCAGTGATATCGCCCATGCGGATATGGATGTCTATGACAGCGAGATCCTGGCAAAAGCCCGGACGCCGTATCAGAATCTGGTAAAAACGCTGGATGGAAGTATGACTGTGGGAGACATTTCTGAGACTATTGACCACGGAAAGGTAACAGTTTCTGCTGCCAGCATCGACAAGATGGAGCAGTTTGTGACAGAGGGAGACCTTGTAATCCTTGCGGACAGGGACGATGCACAGAAGCGGGCCATCGAGATCGGTGCCCAGTGTATTATTGTCTGCATGGGAAGCCAGGTGAGCGGCGAGATCCAGAATATGGCAGTGTCAAAGGGATGCCGCATTTTGGTGACTCCATATGATACCTTTACTGCCAGCAGGCTTGTGTGCCAGTCTCTGCCCATTTCCTATGTCATGACAAAGGCGAATATCATTACGTTTTCTTCCAACGATTATGTGGATGATGTAAAGGCGCTGATGGCCAAAAAGAGATTCCGCTATTTCCCGGTGCTGGACGCCAAAGGAGAATTCTTAGGCCTGGCATCCAGACGGCGTATGCTGGGATTTGAAAAGAGAAAAATGATCCTTGTGGATCACAATGAGCTGTCCCAGGCAGTGGAGGGACTGGAAGAGTGTGAGATCCTGGAGATCATTGATCATCACCGTCTCGGGTCAATGGAGACGATGTCACCGGTATATTTCAGAAACCAGCCGGTAGGATGTACGGCAACGATTGTGACGCAGATGTACGAGGAGCAGGGTGTGGCTATCACAAAACCCATGGCAGGGCTGCTCTGTTCTGCGATCCTTTCTGACACGCTGATGTTCCGTTCACCGACCTGTACTCCGGTAGATGAGGCTGCTGCCAGAAAGCTGGCCGATATTGCGGGGATCGAGGTGGAAGAGTATGCGAAGCAGATGTTCCGCGCAGGAAGCGATCTGAAAGGTAAAGCGGCCGATGAGATATTCTATCAGGATTATAAGAAATTCTCATCGGGAGATGTCTCTTTTGGAGTGGGACAGATCACATCCCTGGATCAAGGAGAGTTAGAAGAGATCAAAGATAAGATCATACCGTACGCTGAAACTGTGAGAAATGAACAGGGGCTGGATATGATTTACTTTATGCTGACCAATATCTTAGAGGAAACCACTTATCTTATCATGGTCGGGGATAAGAGCAACAGTATCATAGAGCAGGGCTTCGGAGCCAGGGCAGAAGGCTGTACGGCAAAACTGCCCGGCGTTATGTCCAGAAAGAAGCAGTTAATTCCGAATATACTGAATATTATACAGCAGTAA
- a CDS encoding sensor histidine kinase, producing MRSKWNKYRSLKIRIMLQTLGISLLVGIFGYLFIFVFVDGVLQAPFADSMVRFFEKFGFDNESAIHLYRAIFWDNKTMIISTGFIFLFLCSFYLGMSRFTTYLRQIESGIDMILTDSSDLIELEPELQPMENRLNEIKVNLKEQRRQAQESEQRKNDLVVYLAHDLKTPLTSVIAYLSLLNEAPDMPMEQRAKYTNISLEKAKRLGDLINEFFEITRYNLQNITLEKKTFYLYVLLEQVLDSFEPVFKERGLTCRTEIEDSILINGDPDKLARVFENLLRNGVSYCYLNSAIEVSAVGEGDEAVIRIRNQGKEIPKHKLENLFEKFYRLDEARSTETGGAGLGLAIAREIVELHQGTITANSNKDFTEFIVRLPMEQKEEP from the coding sequence TTGAGGAGTAAATGGAACAAATACCGGAGCCTAAAGATCAGGATCATGCTTCAGACTTTGGGCATCAGCCTTCTTGTAGGTATCTTTGGTTATCTGTTTATATTTGTATTTGTGGACGGAGTCCTGCAGGCGCCGTTCGCGGACAGTATGGTGCGTTTTTTTGAGAAGTTCGGTTTCGACAATGAGAGCGCCATTCATTTGTACCGCGCAATTTTCTGGGATAATAAGACCATGATCATCTCCACGGGTTTTATCTTCTTATTCCTGTGCAGTTTTTATCTTGGTATGTCCAGGTTTACCACGTATTTAAGACAGATCGAGTCTGGGATCGATATGATTCTCACGGATTCCAGTGATTTGATCGAACTGGAGCCGGAGCTTCAGCCAATGGAAAACCGTCTCAATGAGATCAAGGTGAATCTGAAGGAACAACGAAGACAAGCCCAGGAGAGCGAACAGAGGAAGAACGACCTGGTGGTCTACCTGGCCCATGATCTAAAGACACCCCTGACGTCGGTCATAGCATATTTGAGTCTTCTCAACGAGGCGCCGGATATGCCGATGGAACAGAGGGCAAAATACACGAACATTTCTCTTGAGAAAGCGAAACGGCTGGGAGATCTGATCAACGAGTTTTTTGAGATTACCCGCTACAATCTTCAGAATATAACTTTAGAGAAAAAGACATTCTATTTGTACGTTTTGCTGGAACAGGTTCTGGATTCGTTTGAACCTGTATTTAAGGAGCGGGGACTGACCTGTCGCACTGAGATAGAGGATTCTATATTGATAAACGGGGATCCGGATAAACTGGCCAGGGTCTTTGAAAATCTTCTTAGAAACGGCGTCTCTTACTGCTATTTAAACTCAGCTATTGAGGTCAGCGCTGTGGGAGAAGGGGATGAGGCCGTGATCAGGATCCGGAACCAGGGCAAAGAAATACCAAAACACAAACTTGAGAATTTATTTGAAAAGTTCTACCGGCTGGATGAGGCAAGGTCCACGGAGACCGGCGGGGCCGGGCTTGGGCTTGCCATCGCCAGAGAGATTGTGGAACTGCATCAGGGAACGATCACAGCGAACAGCAACAAAGATTTCACAGAGTTTATTGTCAGACTTCCAATGGAACAAAAGGAGGAGCCATGA
- the vanR gene encoding VanR-ABDEGLN family response regulator transcription factor, whose product MKQSSVLVVDDEKEIADFIELYLKNENYQVFKYYNGAGALECVKQEQIDLAILDVMLPDIDGFEILKEIRKDHNFPVIMLTAKTASMDKINGLTLGADDYIEKPFEPLELMARVKAQLRRFIRYNDGSGQSSEDTLEIAGLVLNKNTHQCLYGEDEVTLTPLEFSILWILTKNKGKVISSENLFEQVWKEKYFKNNNNTVMVHIRHLREKLGEVMGHKELIKTVWGVGYKVEE is encoded by the coding sequence ATGAAACAATCAAGCGTGCTGGTAGTGGACGACGAAAAGGAAATCGCTGATTTCATAGAACTCTATCTGAAAAATGAAAATTACCAGGTGTTCAAGTATTACAATGGAGCTGGGGCACTGGAATGTGTGAAGCAGGAGCAGATCGATCTGGCGATCCTGGATGTGATGCTCCCGGATATCGATGGTTTTGAGATCTTAAAGGAGATCCGCAAGGACCACAACTTTCCTGTGATCATGCTGACAGCCAAGACAGCATCTATGGATAAGATCAACGGGCTGACACTGGGAGCGGATGATTACATTGAAAAGCCATTTGAACCGCTAGAATTAATGGCCAGGGTCAAAGCACAGCTCCGGAGGTTTATCCGTTATAACGACGGAAGCGGACAGAGCAGTGAGGATACTCTGGAGATTGCAGGCTTGGTGCTGAACAAGAATACACACCAGTGCCTGTATGGGGAAGATGAGGTGACGCTGACGCCGTTGGAGTTTTCCATTCTCTGGATTCTCACAAAGAACAAAGGAAAGGTAATAAGTTCTGAGAATTTGTTTGAACAAGTATGGAAAGAAAAGTATTTTAAGAATAATAACAACACAGTCATGGTCCATATCCGCCATCTGAGGGAGAAACTCGGAGAGGTGATGGGACACAAAGAATTGATCAAGACTGTCTGGGGAGTTGGATATAAAGTTGAGGAGTAA
- a CDS encoding patatin-like phospholipase family protein, with the protein MASLILEGGTFRPIFSAGVMDALLDHDLMFPYVIGVSAGICDGFSYVSRQRERNLQILLNHRNDSRYIGKKNLIKEKSLFGLNFVYNVIPNKLYPFDWDTFYKYDGKILVGVTNALTGEIEYKDGKDLDKECTMLRATCALPLIFPAIKLDGVPYFDGGIADPIPVRKAIRDGNDKHLIVLTRPKGYRKELSKSHKVTSTLLKKKYPKIPDLLLNRHVEYNRTVHYCENLEKQGKAVILRPDRPIDSFEKDIDVLRDTYQMGYDMALERIEEIKKL; encoded by the coding sequence ATGGCAAGTTTAATATTGGAGGGCGGTACATTCCGGCCGATTTTCAGCGCAGGGGTGATGGATGCCCTACTCGACCATGATTTGATGTTTCCCTATGTGATAGGAGTATCCGCCGGCATCTGTGACGGCTTTTCTTATGTTTCCAGGCAGAGGGAGAGGAATCTGCAGATTCTTCTAAACCACAGAAATGATTCCAGATATATCGGAAAGAAAAATCTCATCAAAGAAAAAAGCCTGTTTGGGCTGAATTTTGTCTACAACGTGATCCCCAACAAATTATATCCATTTGACTGGGATACATTTTACAAATATGATGGAAAGATACTGGTAGGTGTGACCAATGCACTGACCGGTGAGATTGAATATAAAGACGGAAAAGATTTAGATAAAGAGTGCACCATGCTCCGGGCGACCTGTGCCCTGCCGCTGATATTTCCGGCCATCAAGCTGGATGGGGTTCCGTATTTCGACGGAGGCATCGCAGATCCTATCCCGGTCAGGAAAGCGATCCGTGACGGCAATGACAAGCATCTGATCGTTCTTACGAGACCAAAAGGATACCGCAAAGAACTCAGCAAGAGCCATAAGGTCACGTCAACGCTGCTGAAGAAAAAGTATCCGAAGATTCCGGATTTGCTTTTGAACCGTCATGTGGAGTATAATCGCACAGTCCATTACTGCGAGAATCTGGAAAAGCAAGGGAAGGCTGTCATCCTAAGGCCGGACCGTCCCATTGACAGCTTTGAGAAGGATATTGATGTGCTCAGGGATACCTATCAGATGGGTTATGATATGGCACTGGAAAGAATAGAAGAAATCAAAAAATTGTGA
- the thiC gene encoding phosphomethylpyrimidine synthase ThiC, with the protein MNYTTQMNAARAGIVTKEMETVAAYEGMDVQKLMGEVAAGTIVIPANKNHRCLKPFGIGNSLKTKINVNLGTSRDCLNLDVEMEKVNQAVLMGAEAIMDLSSFGDTQTFRRKLVAECPAILGTVPIYDAIVYYNKALKDITSREWIDVFKMHAEDGVDFMTIHCGINRNTADRFKAMKRQMNIVSRGGSLIFAWMEATGNENPFFEYYDEILDICNEYDVTLSLGDACRPGCLKDASDISQIEELVTLGELTARAWKKDVQVMIEGPGHMPMDQIQANMKIQQTICNGAPFYVLGPLVTDIAPGYDHITSAIGGAIAAASGASFLCYVTPAEHLRLPNVDDVKEGIMASKIAAHAADIAKGIKGAMDWDNQMAEARQKLDWEAQFDLALDPVKARRYRAESKPEREDTCTMCGKMCSVRNMNAVLAGEDVDVV; encoded by the coding sequence ATGAATTACACAACACAGATGAATGCCGCCAGAGCCGGCATCGTAACCAAGGAAATGGAAACGGTCGCTGCTTACGAAGGAATGGATGTACAGAAGCTCATGGGTGAGGTCGCTGCTGGAACTATCGTTATACCGGCCAACAAAAACCACCGTTGCTTAAAGCCATTTGGTATCGGCAATTCCCTGAAAACCAAGATCAATGTCAACCTTGGAACATCTAGAGACTGTCTGAACCTGGACGTAGAAATGGAAAAGGTAAACCAAGCAGTCTTAATGGGCGCGGAAGCTATTATGGATCTTTCTTCTTTCGGGGACACACAGACCTTCAGAAGAAAACTTGTAGCCGAATGCCCTGCTATACTGGGCACTGTGCCGATTTATGATGCCATTGTATATTATAATAAGGCTCTGAAGGATATTACCTCAAGGGAATGGATCGATGTATTTAAAATGCATGCTGAGGACGGTGTAGACTTTATGACCATCCACTGTGGGATCAACCGCAATACCGCAGACCGCTTTAAGGCCATGAAGAGACAGATGAACATCGTGTCCCGGGGCGGGTCTTTGATCTTTGCCTGGATGGAAGCTACGGGCAATGAAAATCCGTTCTTCGAATACTATGATGAGATTTTGGACATTTGTAATGAATATGACGTTACTTTAAGTCTCGGGGACGCCTGCCGTCCAGGATGCCTAAAAGACGCCAGCGATATTTCCCAGATCGAGGAACTGGTCACTTTAGGAGAATTGACGGCCCGGGCCTGGAAAAAGGACGTTCAGGTAATGATCGAAGGACCTGGACATATGCCTATGGACCAGATACAGGCAAATATGAAGATTCAGCAGACTATCTGCAACGGAGCTCCGTTTTATGTACTTGGGCCTCTAGTAACAGACATTGCACCCGGCTATGACCATATTACATCTGCTATTGGCGGAGCGATTGCCGCTGCATCCGGCGCAAGCTTTTTATGTTATGTCACACCGGCAGAACATCTGCGCCTTCCGAATGTGGATGATGTGAAGGAAGGCATCATGGCTTCCAAGATCGCGGCACACGCCGCAGATATTGCCAAAGGCATAAAGGGCGCCATGGACTGGGACAATCAGATGGCAGAGGCAAGACAAAAGCTGGACTGGGAAGCTCAGTTTGATCTGGCTCTGGACCCTGTAAAGGCCAGAAGATACCGTGCTGAATCAAAACCTGAGAGAGAAGATACATGTACGATGTGCGGAAAAATGTGTTCCGTTCGAAATATGAATGCTGTGTTGGCAGGTGAAGATGTCGATGTAGTATAA
- a CDS encoding sodium-dependent transporter, with protein sequence MNEERGGFSSRIGFVLATAGSAVGLGNIWRFPYLAAKYGGGSFLLIYLILAVTFGFTLMITEIAIGRRTGKSAIHAFSSFNKKYKFIGYLTSIIPFIIFPYYCVIGGWVTKYLFVSVSGNINQAAGDTFFEGFISQSVSPMVWLLIFAGITLIVVALGVEGGIEKVSTILMPILIVLLIGISVYCITRKGAMEGVLYYIKPNLKDLTPTTFLAALGQLFYSMSLAMGIMITFGSYMPKKSNLEKSVSQVEIFDTGVAFLSGLMIVPAVFVFSGGNADMLASGPSLMFKMLPKVFNSMALGTVIGAVFFILVFFAALTSAISLLETLVSIVMDKFHLSRLRACITMFVIAMIMAVPSSLGFGIWSNIKLLGFSFLDFFDFMSNSVLMPIAAFCTCMFAAYVIKPKEIIDEVESSGDFKRKNLYLPMIKFFAPICIIAILLFSVLQGMGIITV encoded by the coding sequence ATGAATGAAGAAAGAGGCGGCTTTTCCAGCAGGATCGGCTTTGTGCTGGCAACTGCAGGATCAGCTGTAGGACTAGGAAACATATGGAGATTTCCATATCTGGCTGCAAAATACGGAGGCGGGAGCTTCCTTTTGATTTACCTGATACTCGCGGTAACCTTTGGATTTACCCTGATGATCACCGAGATAGCGATTGGACGGCGTACTGGCAAAAGCGCCATTCATGCGTTCTCTTCTTTTAATAAGAAGTATAAGTTTATCGGTTATCTGACCAGTATCATACCGTTCATCATCTTCCCTTATTACTGTGTGATTGGGGGATGGGTAACAAAATACTTATTTGTATCAGTAAGCGGAAATATAAACCAGGCAGCAGGAGATACCTTTTTTGAAGGCTTTATCAGCCAGTCTGTAAGCCCTATGGTATGGCTCCTGATTTTCGCTGGCATTACACTGATTGTTGTTGCCCTGGGAGTAGAAGGCGGTATCGAAAAAGTCAGCACCATCCTGATGCCGATTTTGATCGTACTGCTGATCGGTATTTCTGTTTATTGTATTACCAGAAAGGGAGCCATGGAAGGCGTATTGTATTACATCAAGCCAAATCTTAAGGATTTGACGCCGACTACATTCCTGGCCGCATTAGGACAGCTGTTTTATTCCATGTCATTGGCAATGGGGATCATGATTACTTTCGGTTCCTATATGCCGAAAAAATCCAACCTTGAGAAGTCTGTTTCTCAGGTAGAGATTTTTGATACAGGTGTCGCTTTCCTGTCTGGGCTTATGATTGTCCCTGCAGTCTTTGTATTTTCAGGAGGAAATGCCGATATGCTCGCATCCGGCCCATCCCTGATGTTTAAGATGCTGCCGAAGGTATTTAACAGCATGGCACTGGGAACTGTCATCGGAGCCGTTTTCTTCATTTTAGTTTTCTTTGCGGCGCTGACCTCTGCGATTTCCCTTTTGGAAACCCTGGTCTCCATCGTAATGGATAAGTTTCATTTATCCCGGTTAAGAGCCTGCATCACCATGTTTGTCATTGCAATGATCATGGCAGTGCCGTCATCACTGGGATTTGGTATATGGAGCAATATCAAGCTTCTTGGCTTCAGCTTCCTGGATTTCTTCGACTTCATGAGCAACAGCGTGTTAATGCCGATCGCAGCCTTCTGCACCTGCATGTTTGCCGCTTATGTCATTAAACCGAAAGAGATCATTGACGAAGTAGAAAGTTCAGGAGATTTTAAACGGAAGAACTTATATCTTCCTATGATTAAATTCTTCGCACCGATCTGTATCATCGCGATTCTGTTATTCTCTGTACTTCAGGGAATGGGAATTATTACGGTATAA
- a CDS encoding fructose-6-phosphate aldolase: MKFIIDDANIKAIKHLYEYFPVDGVTTNPSILAKSKRQPYEVLKEIRDFIGEKADLHVQVVSKRAEDMVEEAGTILERLGQNTFIKVPTTAEGLKAMKQLSKQGVGITATAIYTPMQAFLAAKAGASYAAPYVNRIDNLGADGVSSVKRIHDIFQKNGLKTEVLAASFKNSQQVLELCAYGIGAATIAPDVIEGLIKNDSVKAAVDAFTKDFEGLCGEGRTMKDCLEK, encoded by the coding sequence GTGAAATTTATTATTGACGATGCAAATATTAAAGCAATTAAACATTTATATGAGTATTTTCCTGTGGATGGTGTGACAACAAATCCGTCTATCCTGGCGAAAAGCAAAAGGCAGCCATATGAAGTTCTGAAAGAGATCCGGGACTTTATCGGAGAAAAAGCGGATCTGCATGTACAGGTAGTGTCCAAAAGGGCGGAAGATATGGTGGAAGAAGCGGGGACCATCCTGGAACGGCTTGGACAGAATACATTTATTAAAGTACCTACTACTGCAGAAGGTCTGAAAGCCATGAAACAGCTGTCCAAACAAGGGGTGGGTATTACAGCTACAGCAATCTATACACCGATGCAGGCTTTTCTGGCGGCAAAAGCTGGGGCATCCTACGCGGCTCCATATGTGAACCGGATCGACAATCTGGGTGCCGACGGAGTGAGTTCAGTTAAAAGAATTCACGACATTTTTCAGAAAAACGGGTTGAAGACAGAAGTACTGGCGGCCAGCTTTAAGAATTCCCAGCAGGTTCTGGAGCTTTGTGCTTATGGGATCGGAGCCGCAACCATTGCGCCGGATGTCATAGAAGGACTGATTAAAAATGATTCTGTGAAAGCCGCAGTGGATGCTTTTACAAAGGATTTTGAAGGACTGTGCGGAGAGGGCAGAACCATGAAGGACTGCTTAGAAAAATAA
- a CDS encoding glycyl-radical enzyme activating protein, which yields MEGRVFDIRRFSTHDGDGIRTTVFLKGCPLSCVWCQNPEGIAWERRPVWFENRCIHCKTCAARALASGARMVSGNVVLDTNAPEDWERLIDLCPSGALQMDSRVCSAEDVMKEIRRDLVFYHHGGGVTLSGGEPLLQWEFALEILKQCKVEGIHTAIETSLYAQQDVLEYLLPYLDSIFADFKIADEEMHKKYVGVSNEQIKKNLKFLLESDKKDQVTVRTPMIPELTACRDNIKEIAGYISGIYPSAAYEILNYNPLAEAKYHLIGKTFCFKENPKMYTGEQMQEFGQWARHGGVQNVIMEL from the coding sequence ATGGAAGGGAGAGTATTTGATATCCGGAGATTTTCCACCCATGACGGGGATGGCATACGCACCACTGTATTCTTAAAAGGCTGCCCGCTGTCCTGTGTGTGGTGCCAGAATCCTGAGGGCATTGCATGGGAAAGAAGGCCGGTCTGGTTTGAGAACCGCTGTATCCACTGCAAAACCTGTGCGGCCCGAGCCCTGGCTTCGGGAGCCAGGATGGTTTCAGGGAATGTGGTGTTGGATACAAATGCCCCTGAGGACTGGGAACGTCTCATAGACCTGTGTCCTTCGGGCGCTCTGCAAATGGACTCCAGAGTGTGCAGCGCTGAGGATGTGATGAAAGAGATTCGGAGAGATCTGGTATTTTATCATCATGGAGGCGGGGTGACACTGTCAGGAGGGGAGCCCCTTTTACAGTGGGAGTTTGCGCTGGAGATTTTGAAGCAGTGTAAAGTGGAAGGAATCCATACGGCCATTGAGACGTCCCTGTATGCACAACAGGACGTGCTGGAATATCTTCTGCCCTATTTGGACAGTATCTTTGCGGACTTTAAGATCGCAGATGAGGAAATGCATAAAAAGTACGTTGGGGTATCCAATGAACAGATCAAAAAAAACTTGAAGTTCCTTCTGGAATCAGACAAAAAAGACCAGGTTACTGTGCGCACGCCCATGATCCCGGAACTTACGGCCTGCAGAGACAATATAAAGGAAATCGCCGGATATATTAGCGGAATCTACCCGTCTGCGGCCTATGAGATCTTAAATTATAATCCTCTGGCTGAGGCGAAGTATCATTTGATCGGCAAAACGTTTTGTTTCAAAGAAAATCCTAAAATGTATACCGGAGAACAGATGCAGGAATTTGGACAGTGGGCCAGACATGGCGGAGTCCAAAATGTGATCATGGAACTATAG